A window from Roseburia sp. 499 encodes these proteins:
- the dtd gene encoding D-aminoacyl-tRNA deacylase produces MKFVVQRVTEASVAVNQEVIGSIHHGFLVLIGICEGDTKEIADKLVKKLIGLRIFEDENGKTNLALKDVNGELLLVSQFTLYADCKKGNRPSFIKAGNPELANQLYEYIIELCKTEIPVVETGEFGADMKVSLLNDGPFTIILDSVEIC; encoded by the coding sequence ATGAAATTTGTTGTACAACGAGTCACCGAAGCTTCTGTAGCAGTAAACCAGGAAGTAATTGGTTCAATTCATCATGGATTTTTGGTATTAATTGGAATATGTGAAGGTGATACAAAGGAAATTGCAGATAAATTAGTAAAAAAACTCATTGGTTTGCGGATTTTCGAAGATGAAAACGGTAAAACCAACCTTGCTTTAAAGGATGTAAACGGTGAATTATTGCTAGTTTCCCAATTTACCCTGTATGCAGATTGTAAAAAGGGAAATCGTCCATCCTTTATTAAAGCCGGTAATCCGGAGCTTGCCAATCAGTTATATGAATATATCATTGAACTATGTAAAACAGAGATTCCTGTAGTAGAAACAGGAGAATTTGGTGCAGACATGAAAGTTTCCTTATTAAATGACGGGCCATTTACTATAATTCTGGATTCAGTAGAAATCTGTTAA
- a CDS encoding tRNA lysidine(34) synthetase, protein MKLQQLMSYTRRAIDDYQMIEDGDKIVVGVSGGKDSLTMLYALKGLQRFYPKKFELMAITVDLGFQNFDTKAIARLCQELEIPYKVVHTEVAKIVFEERKESNPCSLCAKMRKGALNQAVKECGFNKIAYAHHKDDIIETMMMSLIFEGRFHTFSPKTYLDRTELTVIRPMMYVWEADVIGFSHKYNLPVAKSPCPADGYTKREYIKDILKKLNREHPGCKERMFTAIVNGNMEDWPLKTGQ, encoded by the coding sequence ATGAAATTACAACAATTAATGAGTTATACAAGACGTGCTATTGATGATTATCAAATGATTGAGGATGGAGATAAAATTGTAGTTGGTGTTTCCGGTGGAAAAGATTCCCTCACTATGCTTTATGCTTTGAAGGGACTGCAACGTTTTTATCCGAAAAAATTTGAACTTATGGCAATTACAGTGGACCTAGGATTTCAAAACTTTGATACAAAGGCAATTGCTAGGCTGTGTCAGGAGTTAGAAATCCCATATAAAGTGGTGCATACTGAAGTTGCAAAAATTGTTTTTGAAGAACGAAAAGAAAGTAATCCTTGTTCACTCTGTGCCAAAATGAGAAAAGGTGCCTTGAATCAAGCAGTAAAGGAATGTGGTTTTAACAAAATTGCATATGCTCACCATAAGGATGATATTATTGAGACTATGATGATGTCTTTGATTTTTGAAGGTCGTTTTCATACCTTTTCCCCTAAAACATATTTAGATCGTACGGAGTTAACGGTCATTCGTCCCATGATGTATGTGTGGGAAGCAGATGTAATTGGCTTTAGCCACAAATATAATCTTCCTGTAGCCAAGAGTCCATGTCCTGCAGATGGATATACTAAGCGAGAATACATAAAAGACATACTAAAAAAACTAAACCGTGAACATCCAGGCTGTAAAGAAAGAATGTTCACGGCTATTGTAAATGGAAATATGGAGGATTGGCCCCTAAAAACTGGTCAATGA